The Pseudomonas fluorescens nucleotide sequence CCCGGCACCTTGACCAGGGCCGAAGCATCCTGGGCCTGGACACAGCGTACCAGTTCGTCGACCTCCAGGCCCGACATCAATGCCAGGGCCAGCTTTGGACCCACGCCATTGAGGCGGATCAGCTCACGAAACAGCTCACGCTCGCGCTTTTCATGGAAGCCATACAGCAGATGGGCGTCCTCGCGCACCACCAGGTGGGTGTGCAAGGTCACCACTTCGCCGACCTTGGGCAGGCGGTACAGGGTGGTCATCGGCACTTCGAGCTCATAGCCCAGGCCGTTGACATCGACAATCAGGTGCGGCGGCTGTTTTTCAGCCAGGGTGCCGCGCAAACGTCCAATCACGTTCCGATCCTTCCTCATGGGTACCGGCAAGCGACCGGTCAACCCTAACAGCAAATGCAATGGCCGATGGCATTGCCTGGGCAAAATTTGTTTCAGTAGATGATGCTATCAGAGCCGCAAACGCCCGCTGCGACTACGCGCCGCGCCCAGGCCATGGGGCACCAGGCTTGAGCGGGTATGGGCATGGCACAAGGCGATGGCCAGGGCGTCGGAGGCGTCGATCTGCGGTTTCTGGGTCAGCTTGAGCAGGTGCATGACCATCATCTGCACTTGCTCCTTATTGGCCCCACCGGTGCCGGCAACCGCCTGCTTGACCTGGGTCGCGCTGTACTCGGCAATCTCCAGGCCCTCTTCGATGGCCGCGACGATAGCCGCGCCGCGGGCCTGGCCAAGCTTGAGCGCCGAATCGGCGTTGCGCGCCATGAACACCCGCTCGATGCCCATGGTGACCGGGCCGTGCTGGCGGATGATCTCGCGCACGCCGCGAAACACGATCTGCAAACGCTCCGGCAGCTCGCCGGCACCGGTGCGGATGCAACCGGAAGCCACGTACTCGCAGCCGCGCCCGGTGTGACGCACCACGCCGTAACCGGTGATGCGCGAACCGGGGTCGATGCCAAGAATCAGAGTCATAACGCCTGCATACTCATTGACGCGTGATTGCGCCGTAATAAAAACAGAAGCCGGACCGGCTTGCAGGTGCAATGCAACTGCAGGCGGATCCGGCCTCGGACAAACCAGAAGCGAAGCTTAGCCGAGCTGCTCCATGACTTCGTCAGGAATCTCGGCGTTGGAATAGACGTTCTGTACGTCGTCCAGGTCTTCAAGCATGTCGATCAGCTTGAGCACCTTTTGCGCGCCGTCCAGGTCGAGTTCGGCGCTGGTGGTCGGCTGCATGACGATTTCCGCGTCCGCAGCCTTGAAACCGGCTTCTTCCAGGGCATTGCGCACGGCATAAAAGCTGTTGAACGAGGTAAACACGTCGAACGAGCCGTCGTCGTTACTGACCACGTCGTCGGCATCGGCTTCCATCGCCGCTTCCATCAGCGCGTCTTCGTCGACGCCAGCGGCAAAGCTGATCTGCCCCTTGCGCTCAAACAAGTAGGCCACCGAACCGTCGGTGCCCAGGTTGCCGCCGCATTTGCTGAAGGCATGGCGCACAGCGGCTGCGGTACGGTTGCGGTTGTCGGTCATGGCCTCGACCATGACCGCCACGCCACCCGGGCCGTAGCCTTCGTAGCTGAGCTCTTCGACGTTGTCGGCTTCGGCCGTGCCAGCACCACGGGCAACCGCCCGGTCGATGATGTCGCGGCTCATGTTCGCTCCCAGCGCCTTGTCCAGGGCCAGGCGCAAGCGCGGGTTGGAGGCTGGATCGCCGCCGCCCTGTTTGGCCGCAACGGTCAGCTCACGAATCCACTTGGTGAAGACCTTGCCTCGCTTGGCATCCTGGCGCTCTTTGCGGTGCTTGATGTTTGCCCACTTGGAATGACCAGCCATAACGCACTCCGAATCCTTTGTAACAATGCCACGCCACGGCCGTGCTCACGCCCGGCCGAGACCTTGAAATTCATGCGCCTTAACGCAAAGGCGCATCCATATGGATGCGCCCGGGGCCTGCTTACTCAGCCTTGGGCTGTTCGCGCAGGCGGATATGCAACTCACGCAGGGCCTTGGCATCGACCAGGCCAGGGGCCTGGGTCATGACGCACGCAGCGCTCTGGGTTTTCGGGAAGGCAATGACTTCGCGAATCGACTGGGCGCCGGTCATCAGCATCACCAGACGGTCAAGGCCGAAGGCCAGGCCGCCATGCGGCGGTGCGCCAAACTTCAGGGCGTCGAGCAGGAAGCCGAATTTCTCTTCCTGTTCACCCGCTTCGATGCCCAGCAGACGGAAGACCGCCTGCTGCATCTCTTTGCGGTGGATACGGATCGAACCGCCACCCAGTTCGGTGCCGTTGAGGACCATGTCGTAAGCACGCGACAGCGCGGTGGCCGGGTTGGCCTCCAGCTCTTCGGGGCTGCACTTTGGCGCGGTGAACGGGTGGTGCAATGCAGTGAAGCTGCCGTCGTCGTTCTCTTCGAACATCGGGAAGTCGACCACCCACATCGGGGCCCACTCGCAGGTGTGCAGGTTGAAATCGTTACCAACCTTGATACGCAGGGCGCCCAGCGCTTCGCTGACGATCTTGGCCTTGTCGGCGCCGAAGAACACGATGTCGCCATCGACCGCGCCAACGCGATCGAGGATCACGTTGAGGTTGGCCTCAGGGATGTTCTTGACGATCGGCGACTGCAGGCCTTCAACGCCCTTGGCGCGCTCGTTGACCTTGATGTAGGCCAGGCCCTTGGCACCGTAGATGCCGACGAACTTGGTGTACTCGTCGATGCGGCTGCGCGGCATGCTCGCGCCACCTGGCACGCGCAGGGCGGCAACACGGCTCTTCGGATCGTTGGCCGGGCCGCTGAATACCTTGAATTCGACTTCCTTGAGCTGATCGGCAACGTCGACCAGTTCCAGCGGGTTACGCAGGTCTGGCTTGTCGGAGCCGTAGCGACGCATGGCTTCTTCGAAGGTCATGTGCGGGAATTCGCCGAACTCCAGGTCCAGGACTTCCTTGAACAGCTTGCGGATCATGCTTTCGGTCAGGCCCATGATCTCGGACTCATCGAGGAAGCTGGTCTCGATGTCGATCTGGGTGAATTCTGGCTGACGGTCGGCGCGCAGGTCTTCGTCGCGGAAGCACTTGGCGATCTGGTAGTAGCGGTCGAAACCGGCAACCATCAGCAGTTGCTTGAACAGCTGAGGCGATTGCGGCAGGGCGAAGAAGCTGCCGGCGTGGGTGCGGCTCGGCACCAGGTAGTCACGCGCGCCTTCAGGCGTGGCACGGGTGAGAATCGGCGTTTCGACGTCGAGGAAGCCGTTTTCGTCGAGGAAGCGGCGGATGCTGGTGGTGATGCGCGAACGCAGACGCAGCTTCTCGGCCATTTCCGGACGACGCAGGTCGATGAAGCGATAGCGCAGGCGGGTTTCCTCACCAACGTCGGAGTACTCGTTGAGCGGGAACGGCGGGGTTTCCGCTTCGTTGAGCACGGTCAGCTCGTAACCCAGCACTTCGATGGCGCCAGAAGCCATGTTGGCGTTGACTGCGCCAGCCGGACGCGGACGTACCTTACCGGTGATCTGCACCACGTATTCGCTGCGCACGCGGTCGGCGGCGGCGAAGCTGTCTGCGCGATCCGGATCGAAGACGACCTGGGCCATGCCTTCGCGATCACGGATATCGAGGAAAATCACCCCGCCGTGGTCGCGGCGACGATGGACCCATCCGCAAAGGGTAATTTCCTGACCTTCCAGGCTCTCGTTCAGTTGGCCGCAATAATGGCTGCGCATCATGATGGTGGTTTCGCTTCTCGTCATTCGTATGTTCAGTGGAGGCCTTGCAGCCCCAAAGGGCTAATAGTGCAAGACCCTGCCGGTGCAATCAACTCAGTCGGCCTTGTCGCCGCCTGCCAGGTTCTTTTTCGCACCGGTCTTGAAGTCGGTTTCGTACCAGCCGGTACCACCCAGGCGGAAACCCGGGGCCGAGATCAGCTTCTTCAGCGCTGGCTGCTCACACGCCGGGCAATCGGTCAGCGGCGCGGCGCTGAGCTTCTGGAGGACTTCCATCTGGTGGTTGCAGGAAGCACATTGATAGTCGTACATGGGCATAGGCGTGTCTCGTTAACCACAGCGCAGGCTGGTTCAGGCAGTAAAGCGCGGGATTATATATGGTTAAGGAGTGCTGTGCAGCCCGGCAACCGACTAGCGTGCCACCGGCAACCCCAGCAGATAGACCACGCAGACCACGCGGATCAGCCCACTGAAATTTTTTACCCCGCCGTGACGCAGGTGGACCTCACGGTCAATATACGACAGCACTGCGTTGACCGAGCACTGGTTGGCCTGGGCGATGCGTTCGAGAATAGTCCAGTAGATCTCTTCCAGGCGCAGACAGGTGGCAAAACCGTTGAGGCGTACCGACCGTGATAGCGGCTGGGCCAGACCCATATTGAAATTTGCCTCGAAAGGATCGATGCCGTCCTTGTGCGGCGCGCTGGCTGCGCGCCCCGTGCGATTCATCCATGCCGACATAGTCGTACCACGCCACTTTATTAACCGGGAAACAAACCCACGTGTGTTGTGCACACGGGAACATGCCCTTAATAAAGCGCCGTGCCACGGGACGGTGCCAGCAGACTCACTCACTCTGCGCGTAGGAATACTCGGTAATAACCCCGGCACTTGAAACACCGGAAACTACTTCCGCATTAAACACAACGCCCGAACTTAACGGCTAAGTTCGGGCGTTGTCACCACGCTCCAAAACGCGAAGGTCACTTGCCTTCGAGTAATGAACGCAACATCCAGGCGGTTTTTTCATGCACCTGCATGCGCTGGGTGAGCAGGTCGGCCGTCGGCTCGTCGCTGACCTTGTCGAGCAGCGGGAAAATGCTGCGCGCCGTGCGGGTGACCGCTTCCTGGCCTTCGACCAATTGTTTGATCATTTCTTCGGCAGCCGGTACGCCCTCTTCTTCTTTAATAGAAGACAGACGCGCATAGATCGAATAAGCCCCCGGCGCCGGAAAGCCCAGCGCGCGAATACGCTCGGCGATCGAATCGACCGCCAGGGCCAGCTCGTTGTATTGCTCTTCGAACATCAAGTGCAAGGTACGAAACGCCGGGCCGGTGACGTTCCAGTGGAAGTTGTGGGTCTTCAGATAAAGTACGTAGGTATCCGACAACAGGCGCGACAAACCATCGACGATGGACTTGCGATCTTCTTCGCTGATACCGATATCGATTGCCATGTAGTTCCCCTTTCCTTAGTGCTTGCTGATCAAGCGGGTACAAACCACTGTACCAAGAGTTTTCCACCCCTGCAGCCTCATGCCTGCGACACAGGGCTGCAGGCCGCGCGACACACGGTTGCCCGCTGATTTGAGAAGCCCGGGGCTTTGCTGTTAAATAGGCAGCGTGCCGCCCGCGCCGATTGTCATTGCCCGGGCGCATAGGCTGGCCTTTTCACGTTTTTGCGCTTTTTGACCCGTGCGCGCCGTGAAGCCAGCTCTTCCTGTGATCCGCCTTATCAATGTGAGCCAACCAACATGTTCAAGATCGTCCACCTGTTGACGGGCGTTGCAGCTTTGCTGCTGTCCTTCATACCCAGCCTGAGAACCGAAGCCATTCCCTTCCTGCAGCAACCGGAGGCCGTTTTCCTCGCGCTCTTCGGCCTGCTCAACCTGCTCATCGCCCCGGTGCTCCCGCAGCACTATCGGGGTGCCCGCCAGCAACTGCAGCGCGCTGCCAGTGCTTTGCTGGTCGCTGCCGTGATCCTGCAGACCGTGACCCTGCTGGCCCGTCCCGAGCTCGGCAACCTGCCGGCCCTGGCCTGCGCCCTGCTGGCCACCGTCCTGCACCTGACTGCCGGCTTTGCCAAAAGCGCTGCGGCCCGCAGCCACAACACTCAGTACGACATGTCCAATCGCGATACCGGTACCGTGAAGTGGTTCAACACCTCCAAGGGTTTCGGCTTTATCTCCCGCGATTCGGGCGATGACATCTTCGTCCACTTTCGCGCCATTCGCGGCGAAGGCCACCGCGTGCTGGTCGAAGGGCAACGCGTCGAGTTCTCGGTGATGAACCGCGACAAGGGCCTGCAGGCCGAAGACGTGATCGCCGCCCCGCGGCGCTGATCGACCGAAACAAAAAACCGCGACGGCATCACTGCCCATCGCGGTTTTTTTACACCCCGGAATCAGTAATGAGGCGGCGGCGCTTCTTCTTCACTCGCCTCGTACTGGCCGACCATTTCTTCGTAGCGCTTGAGCAGCGCCGCCATCTGCAACTGCAGGCGCTCAACGACCCGCTGCTGCTCGACCAGCACATCATTCAAGGCCAGCAAGGTATCATCCTGAAAGGCCAGCCGGCTTTCCAACTCGGTCACTCGTGCTTCAAGCGTCATGATTCAAGCCTCCACGAACTGAAAGTCGTCAACCAATACCTCGGCAAGACGCAAACGGATATCAGCCAACTGTTGCGGCGAATATTCAATTGCAGGCTTATTGCCCCACACAGGCGCCGGCCAGGCCGGATCAGTGCGACGACGAACAATCACGTGCATATGTAGCTGGCTAACTACATTACCGAGGGTTGCCACATTCATCTTGTCGGCGGCAAAGGTGTCCTTGAGGATCTGTGCCAAGGCTGTTGTTTCTTTCCAGAGTTGCTGCTGGTCGCTGTCATCAAGTTGAAACAATTCGCTGATATCCGTACGGCGCGGCACCAGGATAAACCAGGGATAGTTGCCATCCTTGCTCAGCAACAGGCGGCAAAGAGGGAAGTCCCCCAGGCACAAGGTGTCTTGTTGAAGACGTTGATCAAGAACAAACACTGCGAAATCTCCTACAACAGCTTAATACCTTGCTCACACAGCACCCCTGTGAGCCACTGCCAGCAGGATACTCCTGATCGATCACCACGGCATTGCCTGCTGCCTTATAAATGAAGAGATGCACCGCTTTGGCCCCTCATACAGGCCAAAAAGGCCCGCGCACGAGCGGGTGTTACGCTGCCTGAGCGAGAAAACGCTACTTTTCGCACCAAAATAAAGCCATCCATCCGCGCTTTGCTCACCGAACATCCACAAACTACTCAGCTTTAGCCTTTCACGGTAACGCTTTGACTTTACGGGCAACTTTTATCCTTATTCCATTGGGATCGGCGACCGCGAAGCAAAGGTTCTTTGACCCCCGGTTTCTCGGCACCGGAGGGCCATGGGGCGGCGGAAAAGTGAAAATTTCGTGAAGCTGCTCGATTTTGTGCACGCTTGTTGCATTGTCATACGCCACAGTCGGCACGCCATCTGCATTGATGCAGTGAGCGGCGACAAATAACAACAGCTGCATGGGTTAACCAGGGAGTTTCGGGGGGGCAAGGGCTAGATTGTTTTTACCTATCCTTAATCCGCCTGAAACAGCGCTGGAGTTGTACGGCCCGCGAAACCCGGGGCGTGGTTTGCGACAAGGACATAACTGTTAGCGACATGACCGTAAAGTTACCGAAAGGTTCTCGACAGGCATATCGCCAACGCTGGTCAGCGTGATATACATTTCCGCCGACACAAAAAGAAAGAGCCGCACTGTATAAAAAAACCAAACAGTGACGGCAGTACTCTTCCTAAAAACCAAAGGAGCAAATCACGATGCGCGTGATGAAGTGGAGCATAATCGCCCTGGCTGTTGCAGCCGGCACCTCGCAGATGGCAGTGGCCTCTTCTCAGGATGAGTCCAAGGGCTTTGTTGAAGACAGCAAACTCAATGTCAAAACCCGCATGCTGTATTTCAGCCGCGACTTCCGCAATGTGCCTAACGACGAGCAGAGCCGCGTTGAAGAAACCGGCCTGGGCTTCCTCGGCACCTTCGAGTCGGGCTTTACCCAAGGCACCATCGGTGTCGGCGTCGACGCCATCGGCATGCTCGGCCTGAAACTGGACAGCGGCAAGGGTCGCGCCGGCACCGGTCAGTTCCCGCTGGGCGAAGATGGCCGTTCGCAAGACTCGTTCTCCGAAGGTGGTGCAGCGGTCAAGTTCCGCATCTCCGACACCGTGCTGAAATACGGCACCCAGTTCACCGCCCTTCCGGTCCTGGCCACCGACGACAGCCGCCTACTGCCTGAAACCGTCGAAGGTTTCCTGGTCACCAGCAAGGAAATCAAAGGCCTTGAGCTGAATGCCGGTCACTTCACCGCCCTGAATGCGCAATCGCAGTCTTACCACGACAGTATCGGTGGCAAGAACCGTACTACCTGGATCAAGAACCCTGGCCTGACTCAAGCTGACGTTTTCGGCGGCACCTATGCCTTCACCGATACCCTGAGCACCAGCCTCTACTACTCCAAGGTCGAAGACTACTGGCGCAAATACTACGCCAACGTCAACTGGGCACTGCCGATCAGCGACAATCAAGGCCTGGTGTTCGACTTCAACATCTATGACACCAAGAGCGACGGCGCGGGCAACGTTACCGCCTTCGATGGTGACAAGCTTGATAACCGCGCGTTCAGCCTGTCGGGCGCCTACAGCATTGGCGCGCATACCTTCACCCTGGCCTACCAGAAAGTTACCGGTGACGGCGACTATGCCTACGGCATCGACGGCGGCGGCACCATTTTCCTGGCCAACTCCATCGCCCGTTCCGACTTCAACGCCGAAGACGAGAAGTCCTACCAGGCTCGTTACGACCTGAACTTCGCCGAATACGGCGTTCCAGGCCTGACCTTCATGACCCGTTATGTCAAAGGTACCGGCGCCAACGTTGCAGGCACCGACAACGGCAAGGAATGGGAACGCGACATCGAGGCCAAGTACGTCCTGCAGGAAGGTCCGGCCAAAGACCTGAGCTTCCGTGTACGTCAAGCCACCTACCGTTCCGGCGACGGCGTTTACTACGGTTCGCCATCGATCGACGAACTGCGCCTGATCGTCGAGTACCCGCTGAGCATCCTGTAAACCTTAGGGTTTCAGTATCCCCAGTACGAAAGAGCCCGGCACTGCCGGGCTTTTTCTTGTCTGAATTCGGGCTGACAACGCCTTCGTGCTCCGGCATCCTGTACGCCACCGAATCGCCCCCGTACAATGCGGGGTCATTTAAAGTCTTAAGCAACCGACAACGGCCTACCATGCGCACCAGTCAATATTTGCTCGCTACTCAAAAAGAAACCCCTTCCGACGCGGTCGTCATCAGCCACCAGCTGATGCTGCGTGCCGGCATGATCCGCAAGCTCGCATCCGGCCTTTATACCTGGCTGCCGATGGGCCTGCGGGTAATGCGCAAGGTCGAAGCCGTGGTCCGCGAGGAAATGAACGCCGCTGGCGCCCTTGAAGTGCTGATGCCGGCCATCCAGCCTGCCGAGCTGTGGCAGGAGTCAGGCCGCTGGGAACAGTACGGGCCTGAGCTGCTGCGCCTCAAGGACCGTCACGGTCGCGAGTTCTGCGTGGGCCCGACCCACGAAGAGGTCATCACCGACCTGGCCCGCAACGAACTCAACAGCTATAAACAGCTGCCGCTGAACATGTACCAGATCCAGACCAAATTCCGTGACGAGATCCGTCCGCGCTTCGGCCTGATGCGTGGTCGCGAGTTCATCATGAAGGACGCCTACTCGTTCCATGCCGATCCGGCTTCCCTGCAGGAAACCTACGATCGCATGCACCTGGCCTACAGCAACATCTTTACCCGCCTGGGCCTGGACTTCCGCCCAGTGCAGGCCGACACCGGCTCGATCGGTGGCAGCTACTCCCACGAATTCCACGTGCTGGCCGAGTCCGGTGAAGACGATGTGATCTTCAGCGACAGCTCCGACTACGCCGCCAACATCGAGAAGGCCGAGGCCATCCCACGGGAAACCGTGCGCCCGGCGCCGAGCGAAGAGCTGCGCCTGGTCGACACCCCGGACGCCAAGACCATCACCCAGTTGGTCGACAACTATGGCCTGGCGATCGAAAAGACCGTCAAGACCCTGATCGTCCACGCCGCCGAAGAAGGCAAGCTGATTGCCCTGATCGTCCGTGGCGACCACGAACTCAACGAAATCAAGGCCGCCAACCTGCCAGAGGTTGCCAGCCCGCTGGTCATGGCCACCGATGAAGAACTGCGCGACGCCATTGGCGCCGGCGCCGGTTCCCTCGGCCCGCTGAACCTGCCGCTGCCGTGCATCATCGACCGCTCGGTCGCGCTGATGAGCGACTTCGGCATCGGTGCCAACATCGACGACAAGCACTACTTCGGCGTCAACTGGGAGCGTGACCTGCCGGTTCCGCAAGTGGCCGACCTGCGCAACGTCGTCGAAGGCGACCCAAGCCCCGATGGCCAGGGTACCCTGGTGATCAAGCGCGGCATCGAAGTCGGGCACATCTTCCAGCTCGGCACCAAGTACAGCGAAGCCCTCAAGTGCCAGGTACTGGGTGAGAACGGCAAGCCGGTGACCCTGAGCATGGGTTGCTACGGTATCGGCGTATCGCGCGTGGTTGCCGCTGCCATCGAGCAGAACTACGACGAAAACGGCATTATCTGGAGCGATGCCCTGGCACCCTTCCAGATCGCCCTGGTACCGCTGCGCTACGAAACCGAACAGGTTCGCGAAGCCACCGACAAGTTGTATGCCGAGCTGACCGCTGCCGGTTTCGAAGTGCTGCTGGACGACCGTGACAAGAAGACCAGCCCGGGGATCAAGTTCGCCGACATGGAACTGATCGGTATTCCGCACCGCATCGTCATCAGC carries:
- the ruvA gene encoding Holliday junction branch migration protein RuvA, whose product is MIGRLRGTLAEKQPPHLIVDVNGLGYELEVPMTTLYRLPKVGEVVTLHTHLVVREDAHLLYGFHEKRERELFRELIRLNGVGPKLALALMSGLEVDELVRCVQAQDASALVKVPGVGKKTAERLLVELKDRFKAWETSPAMFALVPNGPLPIASVSSAEADAVSALISLGYKPQEASKAVAAVDAKGLSSEELIRRSLKGMI
- the ruvC gene encoding crossover junction endodeoxyribonuclease RuvC, coding for MTLILGIDPGSRITGYGVVRHTGRGCEYVASGCIRTGAGELPERLQIVFRGVREIIRQHGPVTMGIERVFMARNADSALKLGQARGAAIVAAIEEGLEIAEYSATQVKQAVAGTGGANKEQVQMMVMHLLKLTQKPQIDASDALAIALCHAHTRSSLVPHGLGAARSRSGRLRL
- a CDS encoding YebC/PmpR family DNA-binding transcriptional regulator, whose amino-acid sequence is MAGHSKWANIKHRKERQDAKRGKVFTKWIRELTVAAKQGGGDPASNPRLRLALDKALGANMSRDIIDRAVARGAGTAEADNVEELSYEGYGPGGVAVMVEAMTDNRNRTAAAVRHAFSKCGGNLGTDGSVAYLFERKGQISFAAGVDEDALMEAAMEADADDVVSNDDGSFDVFTSFNSFYAVRNALEEAGFKAADAEIVMQPTTSAELDLDGAQKVLKLIDMLEDLDDVQNVYSNAEIPDEVMEQLG
- the aspS gene encoding aspartate--tRNA ligase yields the protein MMRSHYCGQLNESLEGQEITLCGWVHRRRDHGGVIFLDIRDREGMAQVVFDPDRADSFAAADRVRSEYVVQITGKVRPRPAGAVNANMASGAIEVLGYELTVLNEAETPPFPLNEYSDVGEETRLRYRFIDLRRPEMAEKLRLRSRITTSIRRFLDENGFLDVETPILTRATPEGARDYLVPSRTHAGSFFALPQSPQLFKQLLMVAGFDRYYQIAKCFRDEDLRADRQPEFTQIDIETSFLDESEIMGLTESMIRKLFKEVLDLEFGEFPHMTFEEAMRRYGSDKPDLRNPLELVDVADQLKEVEFKVFSGPANDPKSRVAALRVPGGASMPRSRIDEYTKFVGIYGAKGLAYIKVNERAKGVEGLQSPIVKNIPEANLNVILDRVGAVDGDIVFFGADKAKIVSEALGALRIKVGNDFNLHTCEWAPMWVVDFPMFEENDDGSFTALHHPFTAPKCSPEELEANPATALSRAYDMVLNGTELGGGSIRIHRKEMQQAVFRLLGIEAGEQEEKFGFLLDALKFGAPPHGGLAFGLDRLVMLMTGAQSIREVIAFPKTQSAACVMTQAPGLVDAKALRELHIRLREQPKAE
- a CDS encoding FmdB family zinc ribbon protein; translation: MPMYDYQCASCNHQMEVLQKLSAAPLTDCPACEQPALKKLISAPGFRLGGTGWYETDFKTGAKKNLAGGDKAD
- a CDS encoding ribbon-helix-helix domain-containing protein, producing MSAWMNRTGRAASAPHKDGIDPFEANFNMGLAQPLSRSVRLNGFATCLRLEEIYWTILERIAQANQCSVNAVLSYIDREVHLRHGGVKNFSGLIRVVCVVYLLGLPVAR
- a CDS encoding Dps family protein, whose protein sequence is MAIDIGISEEDRKSIVDGLSRLLSDTYVLYLKTHNFHWNVTGPAFRTLHLMFEEQYNELALAVDSIAERIRALGFPAPGAYSIYARLSSIKEEEGVPAAEEMIKQLVEGQEAVTRTARSIFPLLDKVSDEPTADLLTQRMQVHEKTAWMLRSLLEGK
- a CDS encoding cold-shock protein, translated to MFKIVHLLTGVAALLLSFIPSLRTEAIPFLQQPEAVFLALFGLLNLLIAPVLPQHYRGARQQLQRAASALLVAAVILQTVTLLARPELGNLPALACALLATVLHLTAGFAKSAAARSHNTQYDMSNRDTGTVKWFNTSKGFGFISRDSGDDIFVHFRAIRGEGHRVLVEGQRVEFSVMNRDKGLQAEDVIAAPRR
- a CDS encoding SlyX family protein — protein: MTLEARVTELESRLAFQDDTLLALNDVLVEQQRVVERLQLQMAALLKRYEEMVGQYEASEEEAPPPHY
- a CDS encoding HIT family protein; this encodes MFVLDQRLQQDTLCLGDFPLCRLLLSKDGNYPWFILVPRRTDISELFQLDDSDQQQLWKETTALAQILKDTFAADKMNVATLGNVVSQLHMHVIVRRRTDPAWPAPVWGNKPAIEYSPQQLADIRLRLAEVLVDDFQFVEA
- a CDS encoding OprD family porin; amino-acid sequence: MRVMKWSIIALAVAAGTSQMAVASSQDESKGFVEDSKLNVKTRMLYFSRDFRNVPNDEQSRVEETGLGFLGTFESGFTQGTIGVGVDAIGMLGLKLDSGKGRAGTGQFPLGEDGRSQDSFSEGGAAVKFRISDTVLKYGTQFTALPVLATDDSRLLPETVEGFLVTSKEIKGLELNAGHFTALNAQSQSYHDSIGGKNRTTWIKNPGLTQADVFGGTYAFTDTLSTSLYYSKVEDYWRKYYANVNWALPISDNQGLVFDFNIYDTKSDGAGNVTAFDGDKLDNRAFSLSGAYSIGAHTFTLAYQKVTGDGDYAYGIDGGGTIFLANSIARSDFNAEDEKSYQARYDLNFAEYGVPGLTFMTRYVKGTGANVAGTDNGKEWERDIEAKYVLQEGPAKDLSFRVRQATYRSGDGVYYGSPSIDELRLIVEYPLSIL
- a CDS encoding proline--tRNA ligase, whose protein sequence is MRTSQYLLATQKETPSDAVVISHQLMLRAGMIRKLASGLYTWLPMGLRVMRKVEAVVREEMNAAGALEVLMPAIQPAELWQESGRWEQYGPELLRLKDRHGREFCVGPTHEEVITDLARNELNSYKQLPLNMYQIQTKFRDEIRPRFGLMRGREFIMKDAYSFHADPASLQETYDRMHLAYSNIFTRLGLDFRPVQADTGSIGGSYSHEFHVLAESGEDDVIFSDSSDYAANIEKAEAIPRETVRPAPSEELRLVDTPDAKTITQLVDNYGLAIEKTVKTLIVHAAEEGKLIALIVRGDHELNEIKAANLPEVASPLVMATDEELRDAIGAGAGSLGPLNLPLPCIIDRSVALMSDFGIGANIDDKHYFGVNWERDLPVPQVADLRNVVEGDPSPDGQGTLVIKRGIEVGHIFQLGTKYSEALKCQVLGENGKPVTLSMGCYGIGVSRVVAAAIEQNYDENGIIWSDALAPFQIALVPLRYETEQVREATDKLYAELTAAGFEVLLDDRDKKTSPGIKFADMELIGIPHRIVISDRGLADGNLEYKHRTERDAQPLPVAEVLSFLQARIRR